A DNA window from Pyrus communis chromosome 3, drPyrComm1.1, whole genome shotgun sequence contains the following coding sequences:
- the LOC137729227 gene encoding F-box/kelch-repeat protein At1g30090-like, producing the protein MQRVRLSSQQAPVHKLGDSQIALSPKFRLAVIQSSLLNPSPELELSLEENPLIPGLPDDVALNCLLRVPVESHTASKAVCKRWHLLFGSKERFFTRRKELGFKDPWLFVFAFHKCTGRIQWQVLDLTNFSWHTIPPMPCRDKVFPHGFRCVSMPREGTLFICGGMVSDVDCPLDLVLKYEVQKNRWTVINQMISARSFFASGVIDGKIYVAGGNSSDLFELDSAEVLDPVKGCWHPIASMGANMASYDAAVLNGKLLVTEGWLWPFFVSPRGQVYDPRANNWESMAVGLREGWTGSSVVIYGHLFVVSELERMKLKVYDADTDSWEPIEGPPLPEQICKPFAVNACDCMIYVVGRNLHVAVGQISRVSRKGTCEKKWSFGVRWNVVDAPHCFSDLTPSSSQVLFA; encoded by the coding sequence ATGCAACGGGTTAGATTGTCCTCCCAACAGGCGCCGGTACACAAGCTAGGGGATTCTCAAATTGCATTATCCCCGAAGTTTAGGTTAGCGGTTATCCAGTCTTCGTTGTTGAATCCTTCCCCGGAATTAGAGTTATCTCTTGAGGAAAACCCCCTCATTCCTGGCCTTCCTGATGATGTTGCACTTAACTGTCTCCTTCGGGTTCCAGTCGAAAGCCACACAGCAAGCAAAGCTGTCTGCAAGCGTTGGCATCTATTGTTTGGTAGTAAAGAGCGGTTTTTCACTCGAAGAAAAGAATTAGGCTTCAAAGACCCTTGGCTTTTTGTCTTTGCCTTTCACAAGTGCACTGGAAGGATTCAGTGGCAGGTTCTTGATCTCACTAATTTCTCTTGGCACACTATCCCTCCCATGCCCTGCAGAGACAAGGTTTTTCCCCATGGTTTCAGATGTGTTTCGATGCCCCGTGAAGGAACTCTCTTTATTTGCGGTGGTATGGTCTCTGATGTGGATTGTCCGCTTGACTTGGTCCTGAAATACGAAGTTCAGAAGAATCGGTGGACTGTAATAAATCAGATGATAAGTGCTAGGTCTTTTTTTGCAAGTGGAGTTATTGATGGGAAGATTTATGTGGCTGGAGGAAACAGTTCAGATCTTTTTGAGCTTGACTCAGCTGAGGTTTTGGATCCTGTTAAAGGGTGTTGGCATCCCATAGCTAGCATGGGAGCAAATATGGCCTCTTATGATGCAGCAGTTCTCAATGGAAAGCTTCTTGTTACAGAAGGCTGGTTGTGGCCTTTCTTTGTCTCTCCCAGGGGTCAGGTTTATGACCCGAGAGCCAATAATTGGGAAAGCATGGCTGTTGGACTGAGAGAAGGCTGGACAGGTTCAAGTGTGGTGATTTATGGCCATTTATTTGTGGTCTCAGAGCTTGAAAGGATGAAGCTTAAGGTTTATGATGCGGATACTGATTCTTGGGAACCAATAGAAGGACCCCCTTTGCCAGAGCAGATCTGTAAACCCTTTGCTGTTAATGCCTGTGATTGCATGATATATGTTGTGGGTAGGAACCTTCATGTTGCTGTGGGTCAAATCTCAAGGGTTAGCCGTAAAGGAACTTGCGAGAAGAAGTGGAGCTTTGGTGTTCGATGGAATGTGGTTGATGCGCCGCATTGTTTCTCTGACTTAACGCCCTCAAGTTCACAGGTCCTGTTTGCTTAG
- the LOC137729130 gene encoding cullin-4-like, with amino-acid sequence MSLMSHPNKRSSAINHSGTSSSSSLNPSSAGPPMKKAKSQAVACSLDPSKNGLHHHHHHHPHTHPSQDPDNDAVFDPSSMSLDEDLKPDDPSPRGIAANLSRKKAQPPQPSTKKLVIKLVKAKPTLPTNFEEETWAKLKSAISAIFLKKPDSCDLEKLYQAVNDLCLHKMGGSLYQRIEKECERHIAAALQSLVGQSPDLVVFLSLVERCWQDLCDQMLMIRGIALYLDRTYVKQTPNVRSLWDMGLQLFRKHLSLSPEVEHKTVTGLLRMIEKERLGEAVARTLLNHLLKMFTALGIYSESFEKPFLECTSEFYAAEGMKYMQQADVPDYLKHVEIRLHEEHERCLIYLDASTRKPLVATAEKQLLDRHIPAILDKGFTLLMDGNRIEDLQRMHTLFSRVNALESLRQALSSYIRRTGQGIIMDEEKDKEMVASLLEFKASLDTIWEESFFKNEVFCNTIKDAFEHLINLRQNRPAELIAKFLDEKLRAGNKGTSEEELEGMLDKVLVLFRFIQGKDVFEAFYKKDLAKRLLLGKSASIDAEKSMISKLKTECGSQFTNKLEGMFKDIELSKEINESFRQSSQARTKLPSGIEMSVHVLTTGYWPTYPPMDVRLPHELNVYQDIFKEFYLSKYSGRRLMWQNSLGHCVLKADFPKGKKELAVSLFQTVVLMLFNDAEKLSLEDIKDSTGIEDKELRRTLQSLACGKVRVLQKFPKGRDVDDGDTFTFNDTFIAPLYRIKVNAIQMKETVEENTSTTERVFQDRQYQVDAAIVRIMKTRKVLSHTLLITELFQQLKFPIKPADLKKRIESLIDREYLERDKNNPQIYNYLA; translated from the exons ATGAGTTTGATGTCTCACCCCAACAAACGCTCCTCAGCGATCAACCACAGCggcacctcctcctcctcctctctcaaCCCTTCTTCCGCCGGCCCACCCATGAAAAAGGCCAAGTCGCAGGCGGTGGCCTGTTCCCTCGATCCCAGCAAAAATGGcctccaccaccatcaccaccaccaccctcaCACTCACCCGTCCCAGGACCCCGATAACGACGCCGTATTCGACCCCTCTTCCATGTCCCTCGACGAAGATCTCAAGCCCGACGACCCCTCTCCCCGAGGCATCGCCGCCAATTTATCCCGCAAAAAGGCGCAGCCCCCTCAGCCCTCTACCAAGAAGCTTGTCATCAAGCTCGTCAAAG CTAAACCCACGTTACCCACGAATTTTGAAGAGGAAACATGGGCAAAGCTGAAATCAGCTATTTCTGCTATATTCTTAAAGAAACCTGATTCTTGTGACTTGGAGAAGCTTTATCAG GCTGTTAATGATCTCTGCCTGCACAAGATGGGAGGAAGTCTTTATCAACGAATTGAGAAGGAGTGTGAAAGACACATAGCTGCAGCGCTGCAATCTTTGGTTGGCCAAAGCCCAGATTTAGTGGTTTTTTTATCACTTGTTGAGAGATGCTGGCAGGACCTTTGTGACCAGATGTTAATGATTCGCGGTATAGCCTTATATCTTGATAGGACATACGTGAAACAAACTCCAAATGTTCGTTCGTTGTGGGACATGGGGTTGCAGCTTTTCCGCAAACACCTTTCTCTGTCTCCAGAAGTTGAGCACAAAACTGTCACTGGCCTTTTAAGAATGATCGagaaagaaag ATTAGGTGAAGCAGTGGCTAGGACTCTGCTTAACCATCTTTTGAAGATGTTTACAGCTTTAGGAATTTACTCAGAAAGCTTTGAGAAGCCATTTCTTGAGTGTACTTCTGAATTTTATGCTGCTGAaggcatgaaatatatgcagcAGGCAGATGTTCCGGATTActtgaagcatgtggag ATAAGGTTGCATGAAGAACATGAAAGATGTTTAATCTACCTGGATGCAAGTACACGAAAGCCTTTAGTTGCAACAGCGGAAAAACAGCTTTTAGATCGCCATATACCAGCCATTCTCGACAAG GGTTTCACATTGCTGATGGATGGGAATCGCATTGAGGACCTTCAAAGGATGCACACTCTTTTTTCCAGAGTCAATGCCCTTGAATCACTAAGGCAAGCGCTTAGCTCATACATCCGGAGGACAGGGCAGGGCATTATCATGGATGAAGAGAAAGATAAAGAAATGGTTGCTTCTCTTTTGGAATTTAAGGCTTCTCTTGACACTATATGGGAAGAAAGCTTTTTCAAGAATGAAGTATTCTGCAACACCATAAAGGATGCCTTCGAGCATTTAATTAATCTCCGACAG AACCGACCTGCTGAGCTGATAGCAAAGTTTTTGGACGAGAAGCTTCGTGCTGGGAATAAGGGTACATCTGAAGAGGAATTGGAGGGAATGCTTGACAAAGTCTTGGTTTTATTCAGGTTTATACAG gGTAAGGACGTGTTTGAAGCATTTTATAAGAAAGATCTTGCAAAAAGGCTTCTTTTGGGAAAGAGTGCTTCTATTGACGCAGAGAAGTCTATGATTTCCAAG CTGAAGACCGAGTGTGGCAGTCAGTTTACAAACAAACTCGAAGGAATGTTTAAG GATATTGAACTCTCAAAAGAGATAAACGAGTCCTTCAGACAATCATCCCAGGCCAGGACAAAACTCCCATCAGGGATTGAGATGAGTGTTCATGTCCTTACAACTGG GTACTGGCCAACTTATCCTCCCATGGATGTTAGACTTCCTCATGAATTGAATGTATACCAG GATATCTTCAAGGAGTTTTACCTAAGCAAGTACAGTGGTAGGCGTTTAATGTGGCAAAATTCATTAGGTCACTGTGTCTTGAAAGCAGATTTTCCTAAAGGCAAAAAGGAGCTTGCAGTTTCTCTGTTTCAG ACTGTTGTCTTGATGCTGTTTAATGATGCTGAGAAGCTAAGCCTTGAAGACATTAAGGATTCAACTGGCATTGAGGATAAGGAACTCAGAAGAACTCTGCAGTCCCTTGCATGTGGAAAAGTTCGTGTCCTACAAAAG TTTCCCAAAGGGAGAGACGTGGATGATGGTGATACATTTACATTCAATGACACTTTCATTGCTCCTCTCTACCGCATAAAG GTGAATGCGATCCAAATGAAGGAAACAGTGGAGGAGAACACGAGCACCACTGAAAGAGTATTCCAAGACCGCCAATATCAG GTTGATGCTGCTATTGTTCGGATAATGAAAACTAGGAAGGTGCTGAGTCACACTCTTCTGATAACAGAACTGTTCCAACAG CTTAAATTTCCGATAAAGCCGGCGGATTTGAAGAAAAGGATTGAAAGCCTGATTGACCGGGAGTATCTAGAACGGGACAAGAACAACCCTCAAATTTACAACTACCTAGCATAA